A single region of the Actinomycetota bacterium genome encodes:
- a CDS encoding aldehyde dehydrogenase family protein, which yields MEQPVTQEATLVSFNPATGKERTRIPANTPEDVRAAVAHAREAAPAWAALPVRARAELLNQVRYRIAASMDEILETVAEENGKPRAEALTHDVLPSMLTLAYLGRIAPKALRARSTGRALGLAFGSESKIEWRPFGVVGCITPWNYPMFLSFMAITPALLAGNTVVLKPSEMTPAVGELIREVLAPLPPGVATIVQGGGDVGAALVDAPCDKICFIGSGGTGRRIAEAAARHLTPVVMELGGQDATLVCDDANLDLASSGVLWGSFLNAGQTCCAIERIYVAESVADEFERLLVEKLGKVRTGVADSDIGPLTIARQLDVVRRHVDDAISKGARLLAGGPNGAVRAPDGSRWFAPTIIAGRSADMDIFREETFGPVVSIVRVADDDEAVRRANGEGFNLTASVWTRDAKRGVRIRSQLRAGGVSINDHGAGAGVPWGTWGGVGESGYGRLNGPLGLREFAVPVSASRSMLNMKKLWWYPYDEATNKTLRGVAELIGDPRLAVKAKALREIGTNALRAIRAKI from the coding sequence ATGGAGCAACCCGTCACGCAGGAAGCCACGCTCGTCTCGTTCAACCCCGCCACGGGGAAAGAGCGGACGCGGATCCCGGCGAACACGCCCGAGGATGTCAGGGCGGCGGTGGCGCACGCGCGCGAGGCCGCTCCGGCATGGGCCGCGCTTCCGGTACGCGCGCGCGCGGAACTGCTTAACCAAGTCCGCTACCGAATTGCCGCAAGTATGGACGAGATCCTCGAAACGGTTGCCGAGGAAAACGGCAAGCCGCGCGCTGAGGCGCTCACGCACGACGTCCTGCCGAGCATGCTGACGCTGGCGTACCTGGGCCGCATCGCGCCGAAGGCGTTGCGCGCGCGCAGCACCGGGCGCGCGCTCGGTCTGGCGTTTGGGTCGGAGTCAAAGATCGAGTGGCGGCCATTCGGTGTTGTCGGGTGCATCACGCCGTGGAACTACCCGATGTTCTTGAGTTTCATGGCGATCACGCCGGCGCTGCTCGCCGGCAATACCGTGGTGCTGAAGCCGTCGGAGATGACGCCCGCGGTTGGCGAGTTGATCCGCGAGGTGCTGGCTCCGCTGCCGCCGGGCGTGGCGACCATCGTGCAGGGCGGGGGAGATGTCGGCGCCGCATTGGTGGACGCTCCCTGCGACAAGATCTGCTTCATCGGTTCGGGCGGCACGGGGCGGCGCATCGCGGAGGCCGCCGCGCGCCACCTGACCCCCGTTGTGATGGAGTTGGGCGGCCAGGACGCGACGCTCGTGTGCGACGACGCAAATCTCGATCTTGCGTCCTCGGGCGTGCTGTGGGGGTCGTTCCTCAACGCCGGGCAGACTTGCTGCGCCATCGAGCGTATCTATGTCGCCGAGTCGGTGGCCGACGAGTTCGAGCGGCTGCTGGTGGAAAAGCTCGGCAAGGTTCGCACGGGCGTTGCGGATTCCGACATCGGACCGCTGACTATCGCGCGCCAACTCGACGTTGTTCGGCGTCACGTGGACGACGCGATCAGTAAGGGCGCGCGCCTGTTGGCGGGGGGACCCAACGGCGCGGTGCGCGCGCCCGATGGTTCGCGATGGTTCGCGCCGACGATTATCGCGGGCCGTTCCGCAGACATGGACATCTTCCGCGAGGAGACCTTCGGACCGGTGGTGTCGATCGTGCGGGTTGCCGACGACGACGAAGCAGTGCGTCGCGCGAACGGCGAAGGCTTCAACTTGACGGCGTCGGTGTGGACGCGCGACGCCAAGCGCGGCGTGCGGATCCGCTCGCAGTTGCGCGCCGGCGGCGTCAGCATCAACGACCACGGCGCGGGCGCCGGCGTTCCATGGGGAACGTGGGGCGGCGTCGGCGAGTCCGGCTACGGCCGGCTGAACGGCCCGCTCGGTTTGCGTGAGTTCGCGGTACCCGTCAGCGCCTCGCGCAGCATGCTGAACATGAAGAAGTTGTGGTGGTACCCCTATGACGAGGCGACCAACAAAACGTTGCGCGGCGTTGCGGAGTTGATTGGTGATCCGCGCTTGGCCGTTAAGGCGAAGGCGCTGCGCGAGATCGGCACCAACGCTTTGCGCGCAATTCGGGCCAAAATCTAA
- a CDS encoding SHOCT domain-containing protein produces the protein MVPRLAVLNEYQGSGQKELITVWDRYPRQMPHHDAWGGPDTLWVVLMVVLIAAFVGVLVWMVANARSKSRPASAAVLPPPPPPALRSDGALEHARMRYARGEISREEFLQVVQDLGGPAAP, from the coding sequence GTGGTTCCCAGACTCGCGGTGTTGAATGAGTACCAGGGAAGCGGGCAAAAGGAGTTGATTACTGTGTGGGACCGGTATCCAAGACAGATGCCTCACCACGACGCGTGGGGCGGCCCGGACACTTTGTGGGTCGTCTTGATGGTCGTGCTCATCGCGGCATTCGTAGGTGTCCTTGTGTGGATGGTCGCGAACGCGCGCAGCAAGTCTCGCCCGGCGTCTGCCGCCGTTCTTCCGCCGCCGCCGCCACCCGCTTTGCGGAGCGACGGGGCCCTGGAGCACGCGCGCATGCGTTACGCGCGCGGCGAGATCTCCCGCGAGGAGTTCTTGCAGGTGGTTCAAGATCTCGGCGGCCCGGCCGCCCCGTAG
- a CDS encoding DUF6351 family protein, whose amino-acid sequence MSSIHKANRHVRAQVRGRPARLLLAVVAVVAAFAPIISRAQDTDLTIEVISNRADLISAGDALVAIALPEGVESTNVRVDLNGADVTNDFAVRANGRFAARLSDLAIGDNEVTATLPDGSGARLVITNHPNGGPIFSGPQVMPWVCQAGAVDVQCNAPETYEFFYMPSGVGGVSGGTAGYSAGGFQSYDKDNPPSPDQIAQTTTDQGVTVPYIVRVETGYQNRDQYAIAVLYNPAGDWQPWEPQSQWNHKVLIPHGASCGIDHKTGTAPDVLDDAALSRGFAVMSTALNNAGHNCNVVTQAESMVMAKERIVEQYGEIRYTIGTGCSGGSLAQQQVANAYPGIYQGILPQCSFPDAWSTGQQLVDYHLIRAYVEHPDRWSPGVVWTPAEIAAIEGHPNHVNSIILDSLYFTALGDPTNPCAGVTDAERYDPETNPGGVRCTLADYTINILGARGSDGFAGRPLDNVGIQYGLDALKKGLISQAQFVDLNARIGGADIDAVWVPERVAADRPALANAYRSGGINEANNLNQVAIIDLRGPDPGAFHDAYRAFAVRARLEREHGTYANQVIWEGTVPLLGDVQYTTQGLVAMDRWLAAVEQDTSGLSLAEKIIKDKPADIHDQCSTGLGQKATDETCPLIVQLYTTPRMVAGEGISTDQNKCQLKPHRRSDYLPVEFTQAQWTQLETAFPTGVCDWSKPGVDQQDTIPWMTYNDVVGGAPLGDTPASVPFSG is encoded by the coding sequence ATGTCCAGCATCCACAAAGCAAACAGGCACGTCCGCGCACAGGTGCGGGGACGCCCGGCGCGGCTCTTGCTCGCGGTGGTCGCGGTGGTCGCAGCGTTCGCGCCGATCATCTCGCGCGCGCAGGACACCGACTTAACGATCGAGGTCATCTCGAACCGCGCAGACCTGATCTCTGCCGGTGACGCCCTCGTAGCGATCGCCCTCCCCGAAGGCGTGGAATCCACCAATGTCAGGGTGGATCTGAACGGCGCCGACGTCACGAACGATTTCGCCGTGCGCGCGAACGGACGCTTCGCCGCGCGCCTGAGTGACCTTGCAATCGGCGACAACGAAGTGACCGCGACGCTCCCCGACGGATCCGGCGCGCGCCTGGTGATCACCAATCACCCCAACGGCGGCCCGATCTTTTCGGGACCGCAGGTCATGCCGTGGGTGTGCCAGGCAGGCGCGGTCGACGTGCAGTGCAATGCTCCCGAAACTTACGAATTCTTCTACATGCCATCCGGGGTCGGCGGCGTCTCGGGCGGAACCGCCGGCTACTCCGCCGGCGGGTTCCAGTCCTACGACAAAGACAACCCGCCGTCGCCCGACCAGATCGCGCAGACCACAACCGATCAAGGCGTCACCGTCCCCTACATCGTGCGCGTCGAGACCGGATACCAAAACCGCGACCAGTACGCGATCGCCGTGCTTTACAACCCTGCCGGAGATTGGCAGCCGTGGGAACCGCAATCGCAGTGGAACCACAAGGTGCTGATCCCCCACGGAGCCAGTTGCGGCATCGACCACAAGACGGGGACCGCGCCTGACGTCCTTGACGACGCGGCGCTGTCGCGCGGATTCGCGGTCATGTCCACGGCACTCAACAACGCCGGGCACAACTGCAACGTCGTGACTCAAGCCGAGTCCATGGTGATGGCGAAAGAGCGCATCGTCGAGCAGTACGGTGAGATCCGCTACACAATCGGAACGGGGTGCTCGGGCGGCTCGCTCGCACAGCAACAAGTCGCAAACGCCTACCCGGGCATATACCAAGGCATCCTGCCGCAGTGCAGTTTCCCCGACGCGTGGTCCACCGGCCAGCAGCTCGTCGACTACCACCTGATCCGCGCTTACGTCGAGCATCCAGATCGCTGGAGTCCCGGCGTCGTTTGGACTCCCGCCGAGATCGCGGCGATCGAAGGCCACCCCAACCACGTGAACTCGATCATCCTGGACTCGCTGTATTTCACGGCGCTCGGCGACCCAACCAACCCATGCGCGGGCGTGACCGATGCGGAGCGATACGACCCCGAGACCAATCCCGGCGGTGTGCGGTGCACGCTTGCCGACTACACGATCAACATCCTCGGCGCGCGCGGAAGTGACGGCTTCGCCGGACGTCCGCTCGACAACGTCGGCATCCAATACGGACTCGACGCGCTGAAGAAGGGACTGATCAGCCAGGCCCAGTTCGTGGACCTGAACGCACGCATCGGCGGCGCAGACATCGACGCCGTGTGGGTACCTGAGCGAGTCGCAGCCGATCGGCCCGCGCTTGCCAACGCTTACCGAAGCGGCGGAATCAACGAAGCCAACAATCTGAATCAGGTTGCGATCATCGATCTGCGCGGCCCGGACCCAGGGGCTTTCCACGACGCCTACCGCGCTTTCGCGGTGCGCGCGCGCCTGGAGCGCGAACACGGCACCTACGCAAACCAGGTCATCTGGGAAGGCACCGTGCCGCTCCTCGGCGATGTCCAGTACACAACCCAGGGTCTGGTCGCGATGGACCGCTGGCTGGCCGCAGTTGAACAAGACACCAGCGGCCTCTCGCTTGCGGAGAAGATCATCAAAGACAAGCCCGCCGACATCCACGACCAGTGCAGTACCGGACTTGGGCAGAAGGCCACCGACGAGACCTGCCCACTCATCGTGCAGCTCTACACAACGCCGCGGATGGTCGCCGGCGAGGGAATCTCGACCGACCAGAACAAGTGCCAGTTGAAGCCGCACCGCCGTTCGGACTACTTGCCCGTCGAGTTCACCCAAGCGCAGTGGACGCAACTGGAGACCGCGTTCCCAACCGGCGTGTGCGACTGGAGCAAGCCCGGAGTGGACCAACAGGACACGATTCCCTGGATGACCTACAACGACGTCGTCGGAGGAGCACCTCTCGGCGACACGCCGGCGTCGGTGCCGTTTAGCGGGTAG
- a CDS encoding APC family permease gives MTTQLRRGIGLRTVVSTSTGLSMAAINYLAVAGLVVFVAGDQAWIAIAVAGLLALIAWAFYGELNGLFPTAAAIRLFMARSMDDRVALSVTFTYMATLILVIAADAFIIGSAVAHVLGQPAWAAAIYIAALLGLATWSNLRGIRVAGGLQDVATFTVLSVTTLIAVLGIVRSASGTHHIASQLNSNHSMITAIALGVFLYSAFEWVTANAEEVRRPGDIPRGMLISLGILCAVCAVLSVAMSRLLSGAELRSAYPQVYLGSAVLGRAGIGIMLGVTVLTAINTFNGGFLTASRFMYAAAREGNLPRAFSRLNDNAVPWVPVVCLAVGSTVVALMVAATSSWEVLVATGAALEAGIYTVAGYCVLTLRKRQPDADRPFRIRGGRTLAVVGMAIFGTLALAASVTVGNSTNPTPLAIIAVTGAFSTAYVLRVIPRLRAAEAERLAAAGGRQRRRPVRAESAVAAALPEESA, from the coding sequence ATGACCACGCAACTGCGTCGCGGGATCGGCCTGCGCACGGTCGTCAGCACCTCGACCGGACTCTCGATGGCCGCCATCAACTACCTCGCGGTGGCCGGACTCGTCGTCTTCGTTGCTGGAGATCAGGCGTGGATCGCCATCGCAGTCGCCGGCCTGCTGGCCTTGATCGCGTGGGCCTTCTACGGAGAGCTAAACGGTCTGTTCCCTACGGCGGCAGCCATTCGCCTGTTCATGGCGCGTTCTATGGACGATCGAGTTGCGCTGTCGGTGACGTTCACCTACATGGCTACCCTCATCCTGGTCATCGCTGCCGACGCATTCATTATCGGTAGCGCGGTTGCTCACGTTCTCGGCCAGCCGGCGTGGGCCGCCGCGATCTACATCGCCGCACTGCTCGGCCTGGCGACATGGAGCAACCTGCGCGGAATCCGCGTTGCCGGCGGCTTGCAAGACGTCGCTACGTTCACGGTGCTATCGGTCACCACTTTGATCGCCGTGTTGGGAATCGTCCGGTCGGCGTCCGGTACGCACCACATCGCCAGCCAACTGAACTCAAATCACAGCATGATCACTGCGATTGCGCTTGGAGTGTTTCTCTACAGCGCGTTCGAATGGGTCACGGCCAACGCTGAGGAAGTTCGGCGCCCTGGAGACATTCCGCGCGGCATGCTGATCTCCCTGGGCATTCTTTGCGCAGTCTGCGCGGTTCTGTCGGTCGCAATGAGCAGACTGCTCAGCGGTGCGGAACTGCGGTCCGCGTATCCGCAGGTCTACCTTGGGAGCGCAGTTCTCGGACGGGCGGGCATTGGGATCATGCTCGGCGTCACCGTCCTTACTGCCATCAACACCTTCAACGGCGGTTTCCTCACGGCGTCTCGCTTTATGTACGCGGCCGCGCGCGAGGGCAATCTGCCGCGCGCGTTCTCTCGCTTGAACGACAACGCGGTTCCGTGGGTCCCCGTCGTGTGTCTCGCGGTCGGGTCCACCGTCGTCGCGCTCATGGTTGCCGCAACCTCGAGTTGGGAAGTGCTCGTGGCTACGGGCGCCGCACTGGAAGCCGGGATCTATACGGTGGCTGGTTACTGCGTGCTCACACTGCGCAAGCGCCAACCCGACGCCGACCGGCCGTTCCGCATCCGCGGCGGCCGAACCCTGGCGGTCGTCGGCATGGCGATCTTCGGAACTCTCGCTCTTGCGGCAAGCGTGACAGTCGGCAACTCGACGAACCCTACGCCGCTGGCGATCATCGCAGTGACGGGAGCGTTCTCGACCGCGTACGTGTTGCGCGTCATTCCTCGTTTGCGCGCGGCTGAGGCCGAGAGACTCGCGGCGGCCGGCGGGCGCCAACGGCGACGTCCGGTGCGCGCAGAGAGCGCCGTCGCCGCCGCGCTCCCGGAAGAGAGCGCCTGA
- a CDS encoding SCP2 sterol-binding domain-containing protein produces MATQEEIREALDDYQKTCNENERLRRMQRDWSKLIHFDALDADAKFTMTVVAGEITQIEDGLQRTPDIVVRATSEDFADMFWGDLNPSQKYLQGEIKVQGSQEDVLRLDAITSIIWPDA; encoded by the coding sequence ATGGCGACCCAGGAAGAGATTCGCGAAGCGCTCGACGACTACCAGAAGACCTGCAACGAAAACGAACGCCTGCGCCGCATGCAGCGCGACTGGTCCAAGCTCATCCACTTCGACGCCCTCGATGCGGATGCCAAGTTCACGATGACCGTGGTTGCCGGAGAGATCACGCAGATCGAGGACGGTCTCCAGAGAACGCCCGACATCGTCGTTCGCGCAACGAGCGAGGATTTCGCCGACATGTTCTGGGGAGACCTCAACCCGAGCCAGAAGTATCTCCAAGGCGAGATCAAGGTCCAGGGTTCCCAGGAAGACGTCCTGCGTCTGGACGCGATTACGTCGATCATCTGGCCGGACGCCTGA
- a CDS encoding aspartate aminotransferase family protein translates to MTKDHDEVLATFSELINPMKVRTLRTAGLDVVEDTRDGVYVTDLRGRRFIDCFTGAGSFNVGRRNPVIVAALEKALHEEGADLGNFPLMSAAKADLARRLAEITPGDLDCVMYGTGGGEAIDFAIKLARGYTLRPGIVTTNRAYHGHTGFALSAIGRDAYQAPFGPLMPGFVRIDFGDLDQADAAIDDTTAAIIVEPIQGEGGINISPPGYLEGLRRICDERGVMLILDEIQTGMGRTGTMFACRQFGVVPDIMTLGKSLGGGLYPISATLFRRPLLDFVYANPFIHLSTFGGADLGCRVALATIDYILENDLPARAAEMGARFEAGFEKLMASFPEMLTGIRRLGLMIGLQFTDDSLGPRMSKQLSENGVIAVYTGNQPSVMRLMPPLIIQPEEVDAVLEAFDRSLTAIKTGPIEDANTQPQRARRRPVRA, encoded by the coding sequence ATGACGAAGGACCACGACGAAGTCCTCGCGACCTTCTCCGAACTGATCAACCCGATGAAGGTGCGCACATTGCGCACCGCCGGACTCGACGTGGTCGAGGACACGCGCGACGGCGTCTACGTCACCGACCTTCGCGGAAGGCGATTCATCGACTGCTTCACCGGCGCCGGCTCGTTCAACGTAGGACGCCGCAACCCGGTCATCGTTGCGGCACTCGAGAAGGCACTTCACGAGGAGGGCGCGGACCTCGGCAACTTCCCGCTGATGTCGGCGGCGAAAGCAGACCTCGCGCGCAGACTCGCCGAGATCACGCCGGGCGACCTCGACTGCGTGATGTACGGAACCGGCGGCGGCGAGGCAATCGACTTCGCCATCAAACTGGCGCGCGGGTACACGTTGCGTCCGGGCATCGTCACGACGAATCGCGCCTATCACGGTCACACCGGGTTCGCGCTCAGCGCGATCGGACGCGACGCGTACCAGGCGCCGTTCGGCCCGCTGATGCCCGGCTTCGTGCGCATCGACTTCGGCGATCTAGATCAAGCCGATGCGGCGATCGACGACACCACTGCCGCGATCATCGTGGAGCCGATTCAAGGTGAGGGCGGAATCAACATCTCGCCTCCCGGCTACCTAGAAGGCTTGCGCCGGATCTGCGACGAGCGCGGCGTGATGCTCATCCTCGACGAGATCCAGACGGGTATGGGTCGCACGGGCACCATGTTTGCGTGCCGGCAGTTCGGCGTCGTTCCAGACATCATGACACTCGGCAAGTCACTCGGCGGCGGCCTGTATCCGATCAGCGCCACGCTTTTCCGGCGTCCGCTGCTGGACTTCGTCTACGCCAACCCCTTCATCCACCTCAGCACGTTCGGAGGCGCAGACTTGGGTTGCAGGGTGGCGCTGGCGACGATCGACTACATCCTCGAGAACGATCTCCCGGCGCGCGCCGCCGAGATGGGCGCGCGCTTCGAAGCAGGCTTCGAGAAACTGATGGCGAGCTTCCCGGAAATGCTCACCGGCATCCGGCGCCTCGGACTCATGATCGGCCTGCAGTTCACCGACGACAGCCTGGGTCCACGCATGAGCAAACAACTCAGCGAGAACGGCGTGATCGCGGTCTACACCGGCAACCAGCCATCGGTAATGCGACTGATGCCGCCGCTGATCATCCAGCCCGAAGAGGTCGATGCCGTACTGGAAGCGTTCGACCGTTCGCTGACCGCGATCAAAACGGGACCCATCGAAGACGCGAACACTCAACCGCAACGCGCGCGACGCCGTCCGGTGCGCGCCTGA
- a CDS encoding TetR/AcrR family transcriptional regulator — translation MPQVAGSEDRRAQIVAAALRVLAREGLAGATTRRIAAEAGVNVATLNYHFGGKDELLASVLEETTRMFATAVRRAIRTDSGLRAALEHGLAALWQVVEATPDLQLLQYELTAYALRHRGSEWLARQQYESYRGVTEALLTEACREAGESCAIPVGELASILLAGLDGLIIQFVVDRDSARAAGGLRRLTEAVTTLADPQPAPRQEAAS, via the coding sequence ATGCCTCAAGTCGCAGGCTCGGAGGACCGGCGCGCGCAGATCGTCGCTGCCGCCTTGCGCGTGCTCGCGCGCGAGGGGCTGGCGGGTGCGACGACGCGGCGAATCGCCGCGGAAGCCGGAGTCAACGTCGCAACGCTGAACTACCACTTCGGCGGCAAGGACGAACTGCTGGCGTCGGTCCTGGAGGAAACAACCCGCATGTTCGCGACTGCGGTGCGGCGCGCGATCCGCACCGACTCGGGTCTTCGCGCCGCACTCGAGCACGGACTTGCGGCGTTGTGGCAAGTCGTCGAAGCGACGCCGGACCTGCAACTCCTTCAATACGAACTGACGGCGTACGCGCTCCGCCATCGCGGGTCCGAGTGGCTCGCGCGGCAGCAGTATGAGTCCTACCGTGGCGTAACCGAAGCGCTTCTCACCGAAGCGTGCCGCGAGGCCGGCGAATCGTGCGCGATTCCGGTCGGAGAACTCGCTTCGATCCTTCTTGCAGGCCTCGACGGTCTGATCATCCAGTTCGTCGTCGACCGCGACAGCGCGCGCGCGGCCGGCGGTTTGCGTCGCCTCACCGAGGCGGTCACCACTCTCGCCGATCCGCAACCGGCACCCAGACAGGAGGCGGCATCATGA
- a CDS encoding SEC-C metal-binding domain-containing protein, translating into MGKGRRKEQRKARAAERPNRAMRRAVLAEAKLQARETMDRIADRETPVEEAAALVIEHASSTTMAKWLHMRVGPEQANVIARAALDAKPDDFSVLMLASDVALFSGDLARADELGTAALALSPNGDTTIRHVAGIRVDRGRFASALELVQPLCRANPLDEEALDLQQEAYEGIDNATCLATDPCPCESGKTYESCCADPDAAAIERFETAAFEDPVFDALADYWMQPRFAGIRAQACEDWYGAADADQWPAAQTPNMPLLMEHAWRTHSVRSPGIDDDEDCILGEFIRDPETPPDLAARARQRFDAMHWGLWQIANPSSCPGVALVDLLTSTKIYAACSEPGLRRWSVLLGPVFPDRGFWRTGFCVELSPQEAEALVPCIYEMVNLTTAALARERGKRKPPPELGYDPMHPLTITADLEDEPSPVADFFSAIIGAGFADLIDQIEEWRSRPLSIANTDGDPLEFINARIRITNPQAVRAQLVVREDFRAHRDGELEWLGRALTPGEAAGSRAEVRARFGPGVGNDEEESRYTRARFSIDDDVISVEINSRATGTAARRLARRGWQSTRRGRDAVRSRYGLARAVGSAPERRRPRPVTGIGGCVGTSLDP; encoded by the coding sequence ATGGGAAAGGGAAGACGTAAGGAACAGCGCAAAGCGCGCGCGGCCGAGCGGCCCAACCGCGCGATGCGCAGGGCCGTGCTCGCGGAGGCCAAGCTGCAGGCGCGCGAAACAATGGATCGGATCGCCGACCGGGAAACCCCGGTGGAAGAGGCTGCCGCTCTCGTCATAGAGCACGCGTCTTCGACGACCATGGCGAAGTGGCTTCACATGCGCGTCGGCCCGGAACAGGCAAACGTGATCGCGCGCGCGGCGCTCGATGCGAAGCCGGACGACTTTTCAGTACTGATGCTTGCATCCGACGTTGCGCTTTTCAGCGGCGATCTCGCGCGCGCGGACGAACTCGGCACGGCCGCGCTCGCGCTGAGTCCGAACGGCGACACGACGATTCGCCATGTCGCCGGCATACGCGTCGACCGCGGGCGCTTCGCGTCCGCCCTCGAGTTGGTCCAACCGTTGTGCCGGGCGAATCCGCTCGACGAGGAAGCCCTTGACCTTCAACAAGAGGCCTACGAAGGAATCGACAACGCGACGTGCTTGGCGACCGATCCGTGTCCGTGCGAGTCGGGCAAGACTTACGAGTCGTGTTGCGCCGATCCGGACGCGGCCGCAATCGAACGATTCGAGACGGCTGCGTTCGAGGACCCGGTGTTCGACGCCTTAGCCGACTACTGGATGCAACCCCGCTTCGCCGGCATCCGCGCGCAGGCCTGTGAGGACTGGTACGGAGCTGCCGACGCAGACCAGTGGCCGGCCGCGCAAACCCCGAACATGCCGCTGTTGATGGAGCACGCGTGGCGAACGCACTCCGTGAGAAGCCCCGGGATCGACGACGATGAAGACTGCATCCTTGGGGAGTTCATCCGCGATCCCGAGACGCCGCCCGATCTCGCCGCGCGCGCGCGTCAACGGTTCGACGCGATGCACTGGGGGCTCTGGCAAATCGCGAATCCCTCGAGTTGTCCCGGAGTTGCATTGGTCGATCTCCTGACCTCCACCAAGATCTACGCGGCATGCAGTGAACCCGGCCTGCGACGCTGGAGCGTTCTTCTCGGTCCGGTATTCCCAGACCGGGGTTTCTGGCGCACCGGATTCTGCGTGGAACTCTCACCCCAAGAGGCCGAGGCGCTGGTTCCTTGCATCTACGAGATGGTCAACCTCACGACCGCGGCGCTGGCGCGCGAGCGGGGCAAGCGAAAGCCACCGCCCGAACTTGGATACGACCCGATGCACCCGCTCACCATCACGGCGGATCTGGAGGACGAACCAAGCCCCGTCGCCGACTTCTTCAGCGCGATCATCGGCGCCGGGTTTGCGGACCTCATCGACCAAATCGAGGAATGGCGTTCACGGCCGCTCTCGATCGCCAACACCGACGGAGACCCGTTGGAGTTCATCAATGCGCGGATCCGCATCACGAATCCGCAAGCGGTGCGCGCGCAACTCGTCGTGCGCGAGGACTTCCGCGCCCACCGCGACGGCGAACTCGAGTGGCTCGGAAGGGCGCTAACGCCCGGCGAAGCCGCGGGTTCTCGCGCGGAAGTGCGCGCGCGGTTCGGCCCCGGTGTCGGCAACGACGAAGAAGAGTCGCGCTACACGCGCGCGCGCTTCTCAATTGACGACGACGTCATCTCCGTCGAGATCAACTCGCGCGCGACTGGAACGGCTGCTCGTCGTCTTGCGAGACGCGGGTGGCAATCCACACGTCGAGGACGAGACGCGGTTCGATCCCGCTATGGACTTGCCCGTGCCGTCGGAAGCGCTCCCGAACGCCGAAGACCAAGGCCCGTCACAGGAATCGGTGGATGCGTGGGCACAAGCCTGGATCCATGA